The proteins below are encoded in one region of Parambassis ranga unplaced genomic scaffold, fParRan2.1 scaffold_21_arrow_ctg1, whole genome shotgun sequence:
- the LOC114429891 gene encoding uncharacterized protein LOC114429891, with translation MEDFRLLVPEKEAEVRSTEAILRAVSDLLDKTKASSDHGAYHRLRTFSGLLPTPAGEEQFEHWIGQARLMVEESDCSLREKRRRKYLADVPIRPVSGLSLWELSETEVSYPYRGYVVVDLEYPAEVVETRRNVTVLALICPSPGAGDQTPVIVGTNASHVRRLVDQCKDKAEVMRALGFRVSVKEDPVTPEGVTAAVPEDDEAGCVRWMGPGPLLLLPEGDTQVVCNVELKTPIEQEILMMDSSPAATLPADVFVHSMVVPSEALEVNSFRVLVKNDSPREIAIPVGTVMGSIFHIDSVATLPPKEKVSPDFDASMINFGDSPISEQWKNRLRQKLAQKSDVFSTHEWDVGLARGVEHRIRLADSRPFRQRSRRLAPADIEDVRKHLQDLLQAGIVKESRSPYASPIVVVRKKSGAVRMCIDYRLLNTRTIPDQFTTPCIEDALNALTGSQWFSVLDLHSGYYQIAMSVEDKEKTAFICPLGFFQFERMPQGITGAPATFQRLMEKAVGDMNVLQVLVYLDDLIVFGKTLEEHEERLLKVLDRLGEVGLKLSVDKCQICLPRVKYLGHIVSAEGVAPDPDKIEAVTAWPMPVNLKTLQSFLGFCGYYRRFIQNYSAIVRPLTDLTKGYAPTQKSKKLVPDATKVYMKESEPFGQRWDKSCTDAFHKIIDCLTHAPVLAFDNPQQPYILHVDASLKGLGAVLYQEHPEGMHPVAFASRKLSTAERNYPIHQLEFLSLKWAVVDKFHDYLYGARFTVCTDNNPLTYVLTTAKLNAVGHRWLAALSTYEFDVQYRPGRQNVDADLLSRNMTDVAEDGWVTIPPSGVKTVCQRACILESPHSVPIYAAQLGVSSQCVPELYACPTHLELRSLELLPRERLRKAQEDDESIGPAIQAIKSGHWADETTDNPELARLRREAGKLSVRNGLLYRFSKRPSGEEVSQLLLPSEFREMVMRAMHDDLGHLGQERTVDLLRSRFFWPKMSVDVEQYIRNCGECVTHKTLPQRAAPLHQITSCGPMDLVCMDFLSMEPDSKGTSLSGH, from the exons ATGGAGGACTTTCGCCTGTTGGTTCCTGAAAAGGAGGCTGAAGTTAGATCCACTGAAGCTATACTGAGAGCTGTAAGTGACTTACTCGACAAGACTAAAGCCTCCAGTGACCATGGAGCTTACCACCGCCTACGAACATTTTCTGGATTGCTACCTACTCCCGCTGGAGAGGAGCAGTTCGAACACTGGATTGGCCAGGCACGGCTTATGGTTGAAGAGAGTGACTGctctctcagagagaagaggcgGAGA AAATACTTGGCTGATGTTCCAATCCGGCCAGTATCTGGTTTATCTCTGTGGGAATTAAGTGAGACAGAGGTCAGCTACCCATATCGTGGTTATGTGGTAGTAGACCTGGAGTACCCAGCTGAGGTGGTAGAGACAAGGCGCAACGTAACTGTCCTAGCCCTCATATGTCCCAGTCCGGGGGCTGGAGACCAGACTCCTGTCATTGTGGGTACCAATGCAAGCCATGTCCGACGATTGGTGGACCAATGTAAGGACAAAGCTGAGGTCATGCGAGCACTAGGCTTTCGGGTTAGTGTGAAAGAAGATCCAGTCACACCAGAGGGTGTTACAGCGGCAGTCCCTGAAGACGACGAAGCTGGTTGTGTCCGGTGGATGGGACCAGGCCCATTGCTTTTATTACCCGAGGGTGACACGCAGGTAGTCTGCAACGTTGAACTGAAGACACCCATTGAGCAGGAAATCTTGATGATGGATTCCTCACCTGCAGCCACCCTGCCTGCTGATGTGTTCGTTCATTCCATGGTTGTCCCTAGCGAGGCCTTGGAGGTCAACAGTTTTCGAGTGCTGGTTAAGAATGACTCTCCGAGAGAGATTGCTATACCTGTGGGAACAGTGATGGGGAGCATCTTCCACATTGATTCTGTTGCTACCCTTCCTCCTAAGGAGAAAGTTTCCCCAGATTTTGATGCGAGCATGATAAACTTTGGCGACTCTCCTATTTCTGAACAGTGGAAGAACAGGCTGAGACAAAAACTAGCTCAGAAATCTGATGTTTTCTCGACACATGAGTGGGATGTAGGGTTAGCCAGAGGGGTGGAGCATAGAATCCGTCTTGCGGATTCCAGGCCTTTCCGTCAGCGTTCCCGTCGGTTGGCCCCAGCAGACATCGAGGATGTACGAAAGCATCTGCAAGACCTGCTTCAGGCCGGAATAGTGAAAGAGTCGCGAAGTCCCTATGCATCTCCAATAGTGGTTGTTCGAAAGAAAAGTGGAGCTGTGAGGATGTGCATAGACTACAGACTGTTGAATACCCGAACCATACCTGATCAGTTCACTACACCATGCATTGAGGACGCTCTGAATGCCCTGACTGGGAGTCAGTGGTTCTCTGTGCTCGATCTGCATTCAGGCTACTACCAGATTGCTATGTCCGTGGAGGACAAAGAGAAAACGGCATTTATTTGCCCGTTAGGATTTTTCCAGTTTGAGCGGATGCCGCAGGGCATTACTGGAGCGCCAGCAACCTTTCAAAGGTTAATGGAGAAAGCCGTGGGAGATATGAATGTCCTCCAAGTGTTAGTGTACCTTGATGATCTCATTGTGTTTGGAAAAACGCTCGAAGAACATGAGGAAAGGCTGCTCAAGGTACTGGATCGACTTGGGGAGGTTGGGCTGAAACTTTCAGTCGACAAGTGTCAGATCTGTCTCCCAAGGGTCAAGTATCTGGGGCACATAGTGTCTGCAGAAGGTGTTGCTCCTGACCCAGACAAAATAGAGGCTGTCACCGCCTGGCCCATGCCGGTGAATTTGAAGACGCTACAGTCATTCCTTGGCTTCTGTGGCTATTACAGACGTTTCATACAGAACTATTCTGCTATAGTTAGGCCATTGACAGACCTCACTAAGGGATATGCTCCTACACAGAAGAGCAAGAAGCTAGTCCCAGATGCAACCAAAGTTTACATGAAAGAGTCAGAGCCCTTTGGGCAAAGATGGGATAAGTCCTGCACAGACGCATTCCATAAGATTATTGACTGTTTGACACATGCTCCTGTCTTGGCTTTTGATAATCCACAACAACCCTACATACTGCATGTTGATGCAAGTTTGAAAGGACTTGGTGCAGTGCTTTATCAAGAACACCCTGAAGGCATGCATCCTGTCGCTTTTGCAAGCCGAAAACTGAGTACAGCGGAGAGAAATTATCCCATACATCAGTTAGAGTTCCTGTCTCTCAAGTGGGCCGTGGTTGACAAGTTCCACGACTACTTATATGGAGCTAGATTCACTGTTTGCACTGATAACAACCCTCTTACCTACGTGCTGACTACAGCCAAGCTCAATGCAGTAGGGCATCGCTGGCTGGCTGCTTTGTCAACGTATGAGTTTGATGTCCAGTACCGACCAGGTCGGCAGAATGTTGATGCCGACCTATTGTCAAGAAACATGACAGATGTGGCTGAAGATGGTTGGGTGACTATACCGCCTTCTGGGGTCAAGACTGTGTGTCAGAGAGCCTGCATTCTTGAATCTCCCCATTCAGTCCCCATATATGCCGCTCAGCTTGGTGTGTCTTCACAATGTGTGCCGGAGCTGTATGCCTGCCCGACCCACTTGGAGCTAAGGTCGCTTGAACTCTTGCCTAGGGAGAGGCTAAGAAAGGCTCAGGAAGACGATGAAAGTATTGGACCAGCTATACAGGCAATAAAGAGTGGACACTGGGCTGATGAGACAACAGACAATCCCGAGCTGGCAAGATTGAGAAGAGAAGCTGGGAAGCTTTCTGTGAGAAATGGATTGCTGTACCGTTTTAGTAAAAGACCATCCGGAGAGGAGGTCAGTCAGCTCCTTCTTCCTAGTGAGTTCCGAGAAATGGTTATGCGGGCGATGCATGATGACTTGGGGCACCTTGGACAGGAAAGAACTGTCGACCTGCTCCGCAGCCGATTCTTTTGGCCAAAGATGTCTGTAGATGTAGAACAGTATATCAGAAACTGTGGGGAGTGTGTTACCCACAAGACTCTCCCTCAGAGAGCTGCTCCATTACACCAGATCACAAGCTGTGGGCCTATGGATTTGGTGTGCATGGATTTTCTTTCAATGGAGCCAGACTCTAAAGGCACAAGTCTTAGTGGTCACTGA